In Thermobaculum terrenum ATCC BAA-798, the DNA window CCGGGAAATCGGGAATTAGTCATAAGTGCTCCCTGCGGGCTTGCACCACGGGGAGGTCTCGAGCACCCAGGTGTGAGGCGTGGGCAGATCCTGCCTCCACTCCATAGGCAGTGGACTCCCAGAGCGTACCCTGCCCCTGTAGTCCCTGGTGCCTGCCATGGCCTTGCACTCAAAGCTCCCAGCTGCGCTACCACACAGCCCCACAGCGGCCTCCCCAACAGCTCGCCCTCAGGGATACCCCACACCCACCACCCTTATTCCCGAATTCCCGATTGTTAAGAGACCGGGAAATCGGGAATTTACCATAATGCTGTAGATGAGTGATCCCCCGCACCATGGTGGTAGCATCGCCTGAGGGAAGTCCTCATGACCCTGCGCTCAGGCATCCGTCTGTGGCGTTGCTTCCTGCGGAGCAATCCCAGGGAGTGGGTGGAGGCAAGGGGCACCTCTGGTCCTGCCAGGCTTCAGTCCATCGTGGGACAGGCGGCCTCCTCTGGCCCCGACACCTCACTCCCGGGCCACACGCAGGCCTTGATATATCTACTTCTAATTACTCCTCAGCGCAGGGTCACCTCCAGCCCCCAGGCCCCATGCACCCCTCTCACGACGGACCCTTTCGAAGCAATTCCCGATTTCCCGATTACTTAAGAATCGGGAAATCGGGAATTTACCATAACATCTACTCCCATCGGAAGGCATACCCTGCCCTCACCTGCCTCCAGCGGGCACCCCTCAGGCAGTGAAGCTGGTGGACTGCGGAGGCACAAGGCAGGACTGCTACACCAGGGAGTGACGCGCCATACCAGCTGGCAGCTTTCAGGCAGATCCTGTATGCAGGGAGCGTCTTCCCGTGGCAGGGCACCTCATGCGGGGGTTGTGCCCACTGGTGGGAGCTGCCAGCCAGTGCCGCCATATCCCCTGCAGGAAGGTACACCTCACCAACAGCACACCGACCCCCACACCCCTAATTCCCGATTTCCCGATTGTTAAGGGATCGGGAAATCGGGAATTTACCATAACGCTGGATGACTCCCGCCCCCTGCCCCTCATAGCACACTCCACTCCCTTCCCTGAACCCTCCCTAACCCCTCCAGGCCCCACTCTGCACCGTGATCCCCTCGCCCCTCTCGCCCCCAGGGAGCAGCAACTCGCATCTCTCACCACCCCACCCTCACACTCCCATCCCCAAACTACCCTCCTGGACTCCACTAATCCCTACCCCATATCCCAGTCCCCTGGACACCACTCAGCGTCCCCCTCTCCAGTGGTGGGAGAGGGGCTAGGGGAGAGGGGGTCCCTGGGACAGAGCAGGACACCTCAGAGCACTCATATGTTCTCCACGACCTCCCTGGATGGCACTATGGTGCAGCTTTGTGGGGGGTGGTGAGGCCATGGAGAGGAGGGGCGGCGACTCCCGTCCCCCTCCTCTCCATGAATCCCTAACACACCCAGCCCTGGGTGATCCACAGAGGAGTGGGGTGGAGAGTCCCCTCTCATGAATCCCTAACACACCCAGTCCCTGGGTGATCCAACAGAGGGAGCGGTGTGGAGAGTCTGCTCCATGAATACCCCATACACCCAGCCCTGGGGTGCCCCAAGGGAGAGGTCTGGAGAGATCCCCTCTCCATAACACAAAGACTCCCTCACCACTGCGTGGTGGAAGATCCACAGGGGAGTGGGGTGGGGAGACCACTCTCCATGAGAGGCATCCCGCCTGGGGCAGTCCCCCGGAGGGGGGTGGGGGGGCAGGCGCACTCCTCCAGGGACTCGGGGAGAAATTCCCGAATTCCCGATTACTTAAGAACCGGGAAATCGGGAATAAGGGTTTGTGCCCTTGCATGGAGTGGAGCCTGGGCATGTTGGGGGTATCTTGACAGCCTGGGCGGAGGGTTGTAGAGTAGGGGCTGACTGATACCAAACGGGGTATCTAAACAAAACCCCCAGGTAGAATGCGGAGTTAGCAAGTATTGTCCCCACACGCGTGGGGGTGAACCGGCCTGTAAGCGGACGTGGTGGTCGTGACCACCATTGTCCCCACACGCGTGGGGGTGAACCGCGCGGGCGCGCTGTCGGGGGTGGCGCTGCAGAATTGTCCCCACACGCGTGGGGGTGAACCGCCGGCCCAGCACCTGCCCCCAGCGCTGCAGTGATTGTCCCCACACGCGTGGGGGTGAACCGGGCCCGTGTGCCCGGAGTGCGAGCCCGACGCTATTGTCCCCACACGCGTGGGGGTGAACCGAACAGGACCTGCAGGCGCTCTCGCAGGCCCAGATTGTCCCCACACGCGTGGGGGTGAACCGATGCTGCTGGGATCGCAGGCCAAGAAGGGGAAATTGTCCCCACACGCGTGGGGGTGAACCGTACCTCGCCCGGCTCTGCCCCTCCCGCTGGTAATTGTCCCCACACGCGTGGGGGTGAACCGGCCAAGGCTCAGGGCATGGAGGCAGCCAAAAGATTGTCCCCACACGCGTGGGGGTGAACCGACCTTCACAGCGCCTCCCTGCCCCTCCTGCAGATTGTCCCCACACGCGTGGGGGTGAACCGCGCACGCCCAGCGGATCATGTGGTCGTTGCCACATTGTCCCCACACGCGTGGGGGTGAACCGTCCGGCCAACTCCTCACTCCCGCCCGCCAGGCATTGTCCCCACACGCGTGGGGGTGAACCGGCACCGTGCGGGCGGTGTTTGCCCGCCTGAACATTGTCCCCACACGCGTGGGGGTGAACCGTCCTCACGCGCCATCTCGACGGATTCCGAAGGATTGTCCCCACACGCGTGGGGGTGAACCGCTCACGGCGCCCGTCGGCCTGCGGGCGATGCCATTGTCCCCACACGCGTGGGGGTGAACCGCAGGGCGCGGGTCCAGGCGGTAGCCTCGCGGAATTGTCCCCACACGCGTGGGGGTGAACCGATGCACGCCCCCGTGCGCACGGGCTACCTGCGATTGTCCCCACACGCGTGGGGGTGAACCGCAAACTCGACTGGGAGAACTACATATATGTGCATTGTCCCCACACGCGTGGGGGTGAACCGCTCACGGCGCCCGTCGGCCTGCGGGCGATGCCATTGTCCCCACACGCGTGGGGGTGAACCGACGGTGCGGGCGTGATCTGTGCAGCTTTCATCCCTCCCCTGGCAGCTCACTAATGCCCCATTAGAGAGCGGGAAAGTTCCCCTGGCCACTGTGGACGGGTGGCTGTTATCCCGGTTACAGCTGCATCTCCAGTCAGGATAATACGGATTGTCTCCGGGGCGTGCAGTAGCCATTGTGTTAGGATGTAAGCACGCCGATTGATCTGTGGAACGACTTGAAGGGGGGTGCTTATGCGTGTGCTCTATGTAGATATAGATAGCCTGCGTCCTGACCATCTGGGCTGCTATGGCTACCACAGGAATACCAGCCCAAACATCGATTCGCTGGCTCGCGAGGCGGTGGTCTTCCAGAACTGCTACATCTCCGATGCTCCCTGCCTGCCTTCACGCACTGCTCTGTGGAGTGGTCGCTCTGGTTTTCATACTGGCGTGGTCAATCACGGTGGAGTTGCCTCCGAACCATTTCGTGAGGGCCCGAATCGCGGCCACCGAGACCTGTTCGACAGGACAGGCTGGATGGCTCTGCTGCGCAGCCTCGGCATGCGCACCGTCACCGTTAGCTCCTTTGGTGAGCGACATTCCGCATGGCACTGGTACGCTGGCTTTACTGAGATCTACAACCCTGGGAAGAGGGGGATGGATGTCGCTGATGAGGTTACCCCTGTCGCGGTTGACTGGCTCCAGCGCAATGCCCAGTCCGATAACTGGTTCCTGCACATCAACTACTGGGATCCTCACACTCCCTACCGCACACCTGTGGAGTTCGAGAATCCCTTCGAGGGTGAGCCTCTGCCCAGCTGGCTGACGGAAGAGGTTCGCCAGAGGTGCTGGGAGGGCTATGGTCCACATAGCGCACAGGAACCCTCTGGCTGGGGTCAGGAAGATTTTCATCTCAGGTACCCAAGAGTTCCCGCCCAGATCGATTCCATGGAAGCTGTCAGGATGTGGATAGACGGCTACGACGTGGGTGTCAGGTATGCGGATGAGCATGTGGGCAGATTGCTGAGCGTGCTGGATGAGCTCAGAGTCCTGGATGAAA includes these proteins:
- a CDS encoding sulfatase, with product MRVLYVDIDSLRPDHLGCYGYHRNTSPNIDSLAREAVVFQNCYISDAPCLPSRTALWSGRSGFHTGVVNHGGVASEPFREGPNRGHRDLFDRTGWMALLRSLGMRTVTVSSFGERHSAWHWYAGFTEIYNPGKRGMDVADEVTPVAVDWLQRNAQSDNWFLHINYWDPHTPYRTPVEFENPFEGEPLPSWLTEEVRQRCWEGYGPHSAQEPSGWGQEDFHLRYPRVPAQIDSMEAVRMWIDGYDVGVRYADEHVGRLLSVLDELRVLDETVVIIGADHGENLGELNVWGDHQTADQFTCRVPLIVRWPGLTSSPRVDRALHYQYDWAATLLELLGGQVPDNWDGTSFAEAFRSGTEAGRPYLVISQNTWSCQRSVRFDNYICLRTYHDGYKQLQPLMLFDLSRDPHEEHDLSGEMPQIVDRAMGMLEQWYSDMAATSLHDVDPMMTVLREGGPYYTRGELPAYIERLRATGRPHHAQALAARHRAEL